In candidate division KSB1 bacterium, one DNA window encodes the following:
- a CDS encoding translocation/assembly module TamB domain-containing protein has protein sequence MKRLLKILLAMLGVLLLLLVMAAALTQTRRFRDWLRDRIVELSRQKLNGRLTLGRLEGNLISHFELFDLKIEREHETVLHIPRIEFGFSAAELWHRRIWINQLIIDRPVIFLRQRPDSSWNVQDLIVTDTTAIWPVVLPVIRIREAEVNVAPRDSTSFFFQRRVQQLNATLLVEYRPAQTVLEVRQLAFVLGDFPLAVHHLQAHLEQTAGSIRIEDFHLTCGGSKLAGELLVRDFTQPFYRVQLSAAPLQLDDVRALVPALPARGPVELHLNVAGSRDSVHAALDFQHASGEGRLLAHARHAATDTAFQLIADLRHADLAGLLPGYGPRSDLNLSLRLAADRLRLDSLHAHLSLEADSSRLADHLLSSLRLEGSAADNQMAASLSLRTPMGEISGQGRMADWTRAQRFTADLAVQRLNLAAFTSDTTLASDLNFTVNLRGEHLHLDSLSAGGSLKLLPSQMWGIDLAAAEAGFQSRAGEMVLDTLRLQTSAGQFEVEGRFNRHRVHLLHFLVQPGGLEPLRHFLAADTLQARGVLGGTVQGPFDSLLVHGGFRLSHVQFNAAGANSLTGEFTFQQADGTGTVQASCRALRLAAAALDSAKLSASFDAAATDFAAEVWYNSAGSGVISGRYVFGDTARLVVRHAQIDLYDRTWETSGDTLAIDLAPETFVFHHLALRSGPEHFELDGRLSLAGAESLRVSVAGLDLARYARFLGLADQVNGILDVETLVSGTAQAPRLDGHFLISNGRLAKFAYQSWAGTFDYQDEKLAWTFGLQQHSADSLTGEGFLPLRLRLDGAPLQVYRNRPLRMQVDAQKLDLSFLQAFTHRIQNLHGTLACDVEILGTLSHPRPSGAIRIFDGAFRLPANRTNYHDLRLTMSLQPEVMELPFLEVMGDRGKLSASGTLRLTENGEIASLAGMVHARDFPLSNNRVLELRIDTDTTRLHGDANGLRYAGAVTIDRAIYYLRGIQSGRVLQIDEAELQPQQAPPAQTDKSPWQRLLDTIHGELKIHMPRNTWVRGPGINLELNGELDLVQQGGDYLLYGAIAIVRGTYELYGKKFTVRSGRLIFQGDYTTAVQIDLLASYVFRHGKERHEMFVKITGALANPQIAFSLDNDDKAIEQKDAISYILFNVPAQGYGIDLTGTAGSVVSGLVSQQLSQSLGQSLKLDVIEFGSGEELTPGSVLVGKYITNELFVSVSQDFSSFNSADALRVTLELEILRQFFLQATRGGKDEKDTGFDVIWKKEW, from the coding sequence ATGAAGAGACTCCTGAAAATCCTCCTTGCCATGCTGGGTGTGCTGCTGCTGCTGCTCGTCATGGCCGCCGCGCTCACCCAAACCCGGCGTTTTCGCGACTGGCTGCGCGACCGCATTGTCGAGCTCTCCCGCCAAAAGCTGAATGGCCGCCTGACGCTGGGCCGCCTCGAAGGCAATTTGATCTCGCATTTCGAGCTTTTCGATTTGAAGATCGAGCGCGAGCACGAAACCGTGCTGCACATTCCCAGAATCGAATTCGGCTTCTCCGCGGCCGAGCTGTGGCACCGCCGGATTTGGATCAACCAGCTCATTATTGACCGGCCGGTAATTTTTCTCAGACAGCGACCCGACAGCAGTTGGAACGTGCAGGATTTGATTGTCACCGACACCACCGCGATTTGGCCGGTGGTGCTGCCGGTCATCCGCATCCGGGAGGCCGAGGTGAACGTCGCCCCGCGGGACAGCACCAGTTTCTTCTTTCAGCGCCGCGTGCAGCAGCTCAATGCCACCCTGCTGGTGGAATATCGGCCCGCGCAAACCGTGCTGGAGGTGCGGCAGCTTGCTTTTGTGCTTGGCGATTTTCCGCTGGCCGTGCACCATCTGCAGGCGCATCTCGAACAGACCGCCGGGTCGATTCGCATCGAGGATTTTCACCTCACCTGCGGCGGATCGAAACTGGCGGGGGAACTGCTCGTGCGCGATTTTACCCAGCCGTTTTATCGCGTGCAGCTTTCTGCGGCACCGCTGCAACTGGATGACGTGCGCGCACTCGTGCCGGCTCTGCCAGCCCGCGGGCCGGTTGAACTGCATTTGAATGTTGCCGGCAGCCGGGACAGTGTGCACGCCGCGCTTGACTTCCAGCATGCCTCCGGGGAAGGTCGTCTGCTGGCCCATGCCCGCCATGCTGCCACAGACACTGCTTTCCAGCTCATTGCGGATCTCCGCCATGCCGATCTCGCCGGCCTGTTGCCCGGTTACGGGCCGCGTTCCGATCTCAACCTCTCACTGCGCCTTGCCGCCGATCGTCTGCGTCTTGACAGTCTGCATGCCCACCTTTCTCTCGAGGCGGACTCCTCGCGTCTGGCGGATCATCTCCTTTCGTCCCTCCGTCTGGAGGGCAGCGCCGCCGACAATCAGATGGCGGCCAGCCTGTCCCTTCGGACGCCGATGGGTGAGATCAGCGGGCAGGGACGCATGGCCGACTGGACCAGGGCGCAGCGTTTCACCGCCGACCTGGCGGTGCAGCGGCTGAATCTTGCTGCCTTTACGAGCGACACCACGCTGGCCTCAGATCTGAACTTCACCGTGAACCTGCGGGGTGAGCATTTGCATCTCGATTCGCTCAGTGCCGGCGGCAGCCTCAAGTTGTTGCCTTCACAGATGTGGGGAATCGACCTCGCCGCGGCAGAAGCCGGGTTCCAAAGCCGTGCCGGCGAGATGGTGCTGGATACGTTGCGGTTGCAGACCTCGGCCGGCCAGTTCGAAGTGGAAGGTCGCTTCAACCGCCACCGTGTTCATTTGCTGCACTTTTTGGTTCAGCCGGGCGGACTGGAGCCGCTTCGTCATTTCCTGGCGGCGGATACCCTGCAAGCCCGCGGTGTGCTTGGGGGCACGGTGCAGGGCCCGTTTGACTCCCTCCTGGTGCACGGCGGCTTTCGGTTGTCGCACGTGCAGTTCAACGCGGCTGGCGCAAACTCGCTCACCGGTGAATTCACTTTTCAGCAGGCTGATGGCACCGGCACGGTGCAGGCCAGCTGCCGCGCCCTGCGTCTGGCGGCGGCCGCGCTGGATTCGGCAAAGCTCAGCGCTTCTTTCGATGCGGCCGCCACCGACTTTGCCGCTGAAGTGTGGTACAATTCTGCCGGCAGTGGTGTGATCAGCGGCCGCTATGTTTTTGGTGATACCGCACGGCTGGTGGTGCGCCACGCGCAAATCGACCTTTATGATCGCACCTGGGAGACTAGCGGCGACACCCTCGCGATCGATCTCGCACCGGAAACGTTCGTGTTCCACCATCTCGCCTTGCGCTCCGGGCCGGAGCACTTCGAACTTGACGGCCGGTTGAGTCTTGCGGGTGCCGAAAGTTTGCGCGTGAGCGTTGCGGGCCTGGACCTGGCGCGTTACGCGCGGTTCCTGGGTCTCGCAGATCAGGTGAACGGCATCCTGGATGTCGAGACACTGGTTTCCGGCACGGCACAGGCGCCCCGCCTGGACGGCCACTTTCTGATCAGCAACGGCCGGCTGGCGAAATTCGCCTATCAGAGCTGGGCTGGCACTTTCGATTATCAGGATGAAAAACTTGCGTGGACTTTCGGATTGCAGCAGCACAGTGCGGATTCGCTCACCGGCGAGGGGTTTCTGCCGCTGCGTCTGAGACTGGACGGCGCGCCGCTGCAAGTGTACCGCAACCGGCCTTTGCGCATGCAAGTCGACGCTCAAAAACTGGATCTTTCCTTTCTGCAGGCCTTCACCCACCGCATCCAGAACCTCCACGGCACGCTCGCCTGCGACGTCGAAATTCTGGGAACGTTGTCGCACCCGCGGCCCAGCGGTGCGATTCGGATTTTCGACGGCGCCTTCCGGCTGCCCGCCAATCGCACAAATTATCACGATCTGCGCCTGACCATGAGCCTGCAACCGGAAGTGATGGAGCTGCCCTTCCTCGAGGTGATGGGCGACCGGGGAAAACTCAGTGCCAGCGGCACGCTGCGGTTGACGGAGAACGGCGAGATTGCCAGCCTCGCAGGCATGGTGCACGCCCGGGATTTTCCCCTTTCCAACAACAGGGTGTTGGAGTTGCGCATCGACACCGACACCACCCGCTTGCACGGTGATGCCAACGGCCTGCGCTACGCCGGCGCCGTGACCATCGACCGCGCCATCTATTATTTGCGCGGCATTCAAAGCGGCCGGGTTTTGCAGATCGACGAAGCGGAATTGCAGCCGCAGCAGGCACCGCCCGCACAGACGGACAAGAGCCCCTGGCAGCGCCTGCTCGACACAATTCACGGCGAATTGAAAATTCACATGCCGCGCAACACCTGGGTGCGCGGCCCGGGCATCAATCTTGAACTCAACGGCGAGCTGGATTTGGTGCAGCAGGGCGGGGATTACTTGCTCTATGGCGCCATCGCTATCGTGCGCGGCACCTACGAGCTGTATGGCAAGAAATTCACAGTGCGCAGTGGCCGGCTCATTTTTCAAGGCGACTACACCACCGCCGTGCAAATCGATTTGCTGGCCTCTTATGTTTTTCGCCACGGCAAGGAACGGCACGAGATGTTCGTGAAGATCACCGGCGCCCTCGCCAACCCGCAGATTGCCTTCTCGCTGGACAATGATGACAAAGCCATTGAGCAAAAGGATGCGATATCGTACATTTTGTTCAACGTACCGGCGCAAGGCTATGGCATCGATTTGACCGGCACCGCCGGCAGCGTGGTCTCCGGCCTGGTGTCCCAGCAATTGTCCCAATCACTGGGGCAAAGCCTGAAGCTGGACGTCATCGAATTCGGCAGCGGCGAGGAGCTGACCCCCGGCTCGGTGCTGGTGGGGAAGTACATTACCAACGAGCTGTTTGTGAGTGTGAGCCAGGATTTCAGTTCGTTCAATTCCGCAGACGCCCTGCGTGTCACGCTGGAGCTGGAAATCTTGCGGCAATTTTTCCTGCAGGCCACCCGCGGCGGCAAGGATGAAAAGGACACCGGCTTTGACGTCATCTGGAAGAAGGAATGGTGA
- the obgE gene encoding GTPase ObgE — translation MFIDSAKIYVEAGRGGSGCVSFRREKFVPKGGPDGGDGGPGGNVILEVDQDMRTLLDFQMRRHFRAGRGEHGRGANKTGRSGRDVVIRVPPGTVVRHGESGEMLADLVTPGQRLVVARGGRGGWGNAHYVSPTHQSPREWEPGEPGESLWLTLELKLLADVGLVGLPNAGKSTLLSRISAARPKIADYPFTTLTPNLGVVRHREQQSFVVADIPGLIAGAHQGRGLGIEFLRHIERTRVLAILIEAIADDMQATYETLLAELAGYNRALLDKPRVIVVTKSDLATQENPGEALLRQLPFPCCRISAVTGEGLPELLDLLWAAVQSPPPGKGGAD, via the coding sequence ATGTTCATTGATTCCGCAAAAATCTATGTTGAAGCCGGCCGGGGGGGCAGCGGGTGCGTGAGTTTTCGGCGCGAAAAATTTGTGCCCAAAGGCGGCCCGGATGGCGGCGATGGCGGCCCGGGTGGCAATGTCATTCTGGAAGTCGACCAGGATATGCGCACTCTGCTTGACTTCCAAATGCGCCGGCATTTCCGTGCCGGGCGCGGCGAACATGGCAGGGGCGCCAACAAAACCGGCCGCAGCGGCCGGGATGTTGTCATCCGTGTCCCACCCGGAACAGTGGTGCGCCATGGTGAGAGCGGGGAAATGCTCGCCGACCTGGTTACTCCCGGCCAACGGCTGGTGGTGGCGCGTGGCGGCCGCGGGGGCTGGGGCAATGCCCATTATGTCTCGCCCACCCACCAATCCCCGCGCGAATGGGAACCGGGCGAGCCGGGCGAAAGTCTGTGGCTCACGCTGGAATTGAAGCTGCTGGCGGATGTGGGACTGGTGGGGCTGCCCAATGCCGGCAAATCAACTCTGCTTTCCCGTATCTCGGCCGCGCGTCCCAAGATTGCCGACTATCCTTTCACCACCTTGACGCCGAATTTGGGGGTGGTGCGCCATCGCGAGCAGCAAAGCTTCGTGGTGGCGGACATTCCCGGCCTCATCGCTGGCGCGCATCAGGGCAGGGGGCTGGGCATCGAGTTTCTCCGCCACATCGAGCGCACGCGCGTGCTGGCGATCTTGATCGAAGCCATTGCCGATGACATGCAGGCAACCTATGAAACCCTGCTGGCCGAGCTGGCGGGATATAACCGCGCCCTGCTCGACAAACCGCGTGTCATTGTGGTGACGAAGAGCGATCTCGCCACGCAGGAAAATCCCGGCGAGGCTTTGTTGCGGCAGTTGCCTTTCCCCTGCTGCCGCATTTCGGCAGTGACCGGTGAAGGTTTGCCGGAGCTGCTCGACTTGCTGTGGGCCGCCGTGCAGTCACCTCCGCCAGGTAAAGGCGGTGCTGATTGA